Sequence from the Toxoplasma gondii ME49 chromosome Ib, whole genome shotgun sequence genome:
GAGGCTTTGGGGGCGGTTGTCTCCATTCCTGTGGCAGGGGTCCCTCCACGGCGCCCTCCTGAGTGCTCCCGCCTTCGGCCCCTCGCAGTGGAACATCActggaagaggacgaaagaaCAGGAGGCTCACCGGTGTTTTCTGGCACATCCGGGCCCAACGTTCCTTGCATTGGCGCAGCTAGGGAGACATGGAGCGTGCAGGGCAGGCTGATACTGCCTAGCGCCGCGAAAAACAGGGCAACAGACGTCCTCATTTTGATGCACGCAACCTTCAGGCTTCGCTCGGTGAGGTCGGCTTCTAGACAAAACCCCGAGATTCGTGAAGAACACCCGGGACTTGCTAAGTAATTGCGTGCTCAACAATATCCGACACGCGGAAATGAAGGTGTAGTTGAATGGCCTCTTGGTTTTTCACCCCGAGAAATTATGATGAGGCTTCAGCCATAAATTGGCCAGGCGCAACGCTGCTCTCCGTGTCTTCCCTTTCGGTCTCGCTCGACCACACGGACCACTCTGTCATTCCGCTGGAGCTAGCGCGTGCCCGGTGGTGTCACCAATGGACTAGCAATGTGGAACCCTattctggagagagagggagacggaccAGAGACTCGGATTGAACTCGCCACTTATATtttcggagacagagggacgACCATTTGTTCTGCTGCCTCAGTTATTCTGTTTCCAGCTAACTAGTTTCCACCCAAAATGTGGTGCGTGTCTTGAATGGGGATGCACCTTGTTGCTGCACGACTTGGCCCGTCGCTCGAGATACACCATGGCTGGGGCCGCCCGTCGCTCATGGAGTGAAGCGGGGGAGGTCGAGCGCGGCCGCTTCATATTCACTAAGTCCACCATCGCACACCCGTACTTCCTCAATTTCCTCGTACAATATGGAGGGGCAATACGTTGCCGTCACCTCTGCTCCGCTGCGAACTCACTGAAGAACCGTTTTCCTTCGCGACCTACATGCAGCTATTATGTGGCCAGTAGTGGGTGGATAAGTGAAAAACGTGCTAAACGGAGCTGATACACGGAATGTGCCGCATTGGCGCCAAATCCTGGTGAAGCAGCCCTGAAGCGTACGTGTTTATAATGATTGCGTTCAGCAGTCATGCTTTTTTGCGATTAAATAGAGAAGTCTATTTGACTGGTCCTTGGTAGGCCACCGTCCCCGTGGCTTCCGAAGTAGACACCGTTGCCAGGGAGTTGCCACAGCAGCACTGTGGCTGCCTAGAAGCAGGCAGCCTTTTCAAAGGCGTCAAAGGTGGGGGACGTGGACAGCAGAACACAGCTCAGAAATCAACTACAAATGACAAGTTAGGTCAGTCAGTACGAAAGCAACTGCAAGTACAAATCAAATGGACTTCTCTAGCACAAGGTAGGAATGGGTCATCAGTGCGTGACGCTCAAGCGTAGTGTTACCACCATTGCAGTTACTTCTGCCAAAGTGGACTCCTCACTGGTAGCCTGCCGAATAATATCTGAACAGAGGGGATGGACGGTTCCGTGATAGCGGGGACAGTACCCTGTTGCGCGATTATGTACGGGAATGCGTTCGGATTCCACCCTACACCGGAGATCCGACCAGCCATGGAGAAGCAGCCACCACAGTGTAGAAAAATGCCTGGCCGCTGCACAAAGGCATCAACGCACGGAAGGGCGGACATTTCAGTGTTTTGGTTGCCCAGTCTTTCATGCCTCTTCTAGTATCCTAGAAACAGCACAACTGTGTTTCCATGCCGTGCCTGCTGACGGTAGACAGGGGCCCGCGTACCGATCGCCCCAGCACGGATGTGAAGCCGGAGTTTCCGGCGCATTTGCTTTTTGAGACGTTTGAAACGATTGTTGCATCAGGGTGGCGTCTCCGCGCGTTGCTTCTTTCGCTGTGGACGGCCCCAGTGTCTCACAAAACGCGCAAACTACGTACTCGGCGCCTTCCCTTGCTTTGGGCGTGGCAACTGTTTCTGCCAGATGTTCAGCAGCCTGATGTGCACCAACCGCCTTATGCCAGTACTTCCCTACCACGTGTGCCCACCCGAAGTCGCAGCCACACGACGTGGTCCTCCCCAGGGCGATTTTCATGACTTGCAATTTTATTAATAGCAGATATGGTTGACTCTTTCTGCTGAAATCTAATTCACGTGAGCTGACGGTGAGACGCCCGGTCGACTCGAAAGCCTTCTGGAAAATATACATCCGCTAGCTTGGACATGGCGGAGTGACAGGACGACAGAAGTGCTAATTCCCGTGTCTGGAAACAATTCTGCACTGCTGATAATACAAACGAGTGCGGCAATCCAGCTACTTTCGAAGAGTGTGGAGATGCATTCACCGGCAGAGGGAAGGATTCCGACACGCCTCGCCCACTTAAGCGGAGTGGAGAGCCactgaaaaaacaggagCGTCAATACAAGGCAGCACGCGTGTTTGTCTCCTGTGAGGTGGTCTCTGGTTCTGAAGGGGAGCTGAGCACTCGTCATCCTCACGTCCGCTGGATGGCTGCCAACTACTGTCCTTTGTGCGTGTCTATGCGGAGGGGCGCCATGAGGCTTTCCACCAAAGCGACAGCGGTTCACGATCTGTTCACGGACCATCTTTTGCCGTTGCGGACATGTTTCATCGTAGGATCGAGGCAGGAAGAGGCAGCTACAGTTCGATTCCCTGCTAGCTACGGGGACCACAAGGACCTCCGTAGATATTGGAGAAAACGTTTCACGGAGGTGTTCAGTTGCGAGTTAGGAAGCGCACACACGCAGCAAGTGCGATGGCGGCGTTAAAATTTCAACTGCCTCTGTTACGCACCAGGTGTTCAGTAGAACCATCATGCGTCAATCCACCTGCTCCAAGAGCGTACCAGGAATCCTGCCCcccaagagagagaaacagttAAAAGAGATCACACAGATGATGCAACATATGGGTGCGGTGACGCCCCAGTAAANNNNNNNNNNNNNNNNNNNNNNNNNNNNNNNNNNNNNNNNNNNNNNNNNNNNNNNNNNNNNNNNNNNNNNNNNNNNNNNNNNNNNNNNNNNNNNNNNNNNNNNNNNNNNNNNNNNNNNNNNNNNNNNNNNNNNNNNNNNNNNNNNNNNNNNNNNNNNNNNNNNNNNNNNNNNNNNNNNNNNNNNNNNNNNNNNNNNNNNNNNNNNNNNNNNNNNNNNNNNNNNNNNNNNNNNNNNNNNNNNNNNNNNNNNNNNNNNNNNNNNNNNNNNNNNNNNNNNNNNNNAAAACCTCAGGTGCACCGTACCTACTCGGACGGAATGTCGTGAACCTCTCCCCGTGGCGACGTGCTCTGCCGAGGTCGGAGAGGTAGAGAAGGCCATGACTGAAGAGCAGAACGCTTTTGGGTTCCAGCTTTCCGTGCACTACTTTTCGCGTGTGCAGTGCTGCCAGAAGTTGGATCAGCTGCACAGTCGCGCCCAGGCGGACAATTTTCTTCGCTCGATCATCGAATGCTGAGGCATCACCTGAGCGCAGAAAATTGATGACATCCACcagcgaggacgaggccTTGGGAACCAGGACAACCGGCCTGCCTTCGCTCTGATCGGCAGAATCACCGTCTCTTCGGTAAACCAGTGTCTCGATGGGAGCcaagagacgaagtcgaCGCATTGCGTCCGCCGGGTCTCTCAGCGACACGATTTTCAGGATTCTagcctctgtctcggcaACTGACATCGACTCTGTAGTCTTCCCGAGAAACGCCTTCACAGCGAGTTCAGAATCAATGCCAGAGATGAATCCGCTGAAAACTGCCGTATACTCTCCAATTCCGAGTGGTGCTCTGAGAGATACCGTCACTTGTTCACCAGTTGTAGCGGACACAAGGTTGATAGAGGCCCCAGACCGCAGCCCCGCCTCACGCGCAACCTCCAACGCTTCGCCTTCGGGGGCCACAACTGTTAACGATGGGGCCAGCGATGCGAGTTACGATTGTCCGACCGCCTCCTCGTTGCGGAATCCGAAGCTCTTTCGTGCAGCAAGTCGTCCTCTAACACGGTCAGTGACTCCCGCCATACCCGTGGTGAACCGCCGCCAACCGCGTCCAACAGCCCGTCGGGCACCTCCGACGAAGCGGCCCATGCGACCAACCACCTGCCTGGGTGGTTGCAGTTCTATATTTGGCACTCTCATGACCCAGTTTCTCATCCTGGTACCAACTCCGGGAGCTTTCGGCCCCGGGCCCCCAGGCGGCACATCCTCGGGCTGTACGATCTTCAAATCGTCAGATGGAGAACCACCCTCGTCATTGGCAACGTTTTCAGGCCCTGGGACGAtactctctcctcctctgcggaTAGACGAACTCGAATTGCTGCGCATCGCCTCGACCAGACGTCGACGGGGAGGCTTTGGGGGCGGTTGTCTCCATTCCTGTGGCAGGGGTCCCTCCACGGCGCCCTCCTGAGTGCTCCCGCCTTCGGCCTCAGGCAGTAGAACATTACTGTCGCCTCCTCGGCGGATAGACGAACTCGAATGGCTGGGCATCGACTCGACTAGACGTCGACGGGGAGGCTTTGGGGGCGGTTGTCTCCATTCCTGTGGCAGGGGTCCCTCCACGGCGCCCTCCTGAGTGCTCCCGCCTTCGGCCCCTCGCAGTGGAACATCACTGGAAGAGGACGGAAGAACAGGAGGCTCACCGATGTTTTCTGGCACATCCGGGCCCAACGTTCCTTGCATTGGCGCAGCTAGGGAGACATGGAGCGTGCAGGGCAGGCTGATACTGCCTAGCGCCGCGAAAAACAGGGCAACAGACGTCCTCATTTTGATGCACGCAACCTTCAGGCTTCGCTCGGTGAGGTCGGCTTCTAGACAAAACCCCGAGATTCGTGAAGAACACCCGGGACTTGCTAAGTAATTGCGTGCTCAACAATATCCGACACGCGGAAATGAAGGTGTAGTTGAATGGCCTCTTGGTTTTTCACCCCGAGAAATTATGATGAGGCTTCAGCCATAAATTGGCCAGGCGCAACGCTGCTCTCCGTGTCTTCCCTTTCGGTCTCGCTCGACCACACGGACCACTCTGTCATTCCGCTGGAGCTAGCGCGTGCCCGGTGGTGTCACCAATGGACTAGCAATGTGGAACCCTattctggagagagagggagacggaccAGAGACTCGGATTGAACTCGCCACTTATATtttcggagacagagggacgACCATTTGTTCTGCTGCCTCAGTTATCCTGTTTCCAGCTAACTAGTTTCCACCCAAAATGTGGTGCGTGTCTTGAATGGGGATGCACCTTGTTGCTGCACGACTTGGCCCGTCGCTCGAGATACACCATGGCTGGGGCCGCCCGTCGCTCATAGAGTGAAGCGCGGTAGTCGACCGCAGTCGCTTCATATTCACTAAGTCCACCATCGCACACCCGTACTTCCTCAATTTCCTCGTACAATATGGAGGAGCAATACGTTGCCGTCACCTCTGCTCCGATGCGATCTCACTGAAGAACCGTGTTCCTTCGCGACCTACACGCAGCCGCCGTAGGGCCAGTAGTTATGGGGAAGAATCACACCTAGTTCACGCCCGGTTTTTGTTGAAGTGTAATTCACTTGATTTTGCGGTAGGACACCCGGTCGAGGAAAGCCGTCTGGAAAACATACATCCGCTAGCTTGGACATAGCGGAGTGACAGGACGACAGAAGTGCTAATTCTCGTGTCTGGAAACAATTCTGCACTGCTGATAATACAAACGAGTGCGGCAATCCAGCTACTTTCTAAGAGTGTGGAGATGCATTCACCGGCAGAGGGAAGGATTCCGACACGCCTCGCCCACTTCAGCGGAGTGGAGAGCCactgaaaaaacaggagCGTCAATACAAGGCAGCACGCGTGTTTGTCGCCTGTGAGGTGGTCTCTGGTTCTGAAGGGGAGCTGAGCACTCGTCATCCTCACGTCCGCTGGATGGCTGCCAACTACTGTCCTTTGTGCGTGTCTATGCGGAGGGGCGCCATGAGGCTTTCCACTAAAGCGACAGCGGTTCATGATCTGTTCACGGACCATCTTTTGCCGTTGCGGACATGTTTCATCGTAGGATCGAGGCAGGAAGAGGCAGCTACAGTTCGATTCCCTGCTAGCTACTGGGACCACAAGGACCTCCGTAGATATTGGAGAAAACAACGTTTCACGGAGGTGTTCAGTTGCGAGTTAGGAAGCGCACACACGCAGCAAGTGCGATGGCGGCGTTAAAATTTCAACTGCCTCTGTTACGCACCAGGTGTTCAGTAGAACCATCATGCGTCAATCCACCTGCTCCAAGAGCGTACCAGGAATCCTGCCCcccaagagagagaaacagttAAAAGAGATCACACAGATGATGCAACATATGGGTGCGGTGACGCCCAGTAAATTGATAGAGATATGCAAGGTAGAACACAGAAAGCAAATCACTCAAGTACCAGTCCCAGAACAGCAAGCGCCAGAAGTGGATCACCCTAGCAATAAACGGTCATGGTGTCCACACAATCTCATGCGATCCGCTTCGGCAGCCGGCAGGCGAACTGAATGGATNNNNNNNNNNNNNNNNNNNNNNNNACGGTGTCTCGGGGGTGCTCCAAAACCTCAGGTGCACCGTACCTACTCGGACGGGATGTCGTGAACCTCTCCCCGTGGCGACGTGCTCTGCCGAGGTCGGAGAGGTAGAGAAGGCCATGACTGAAGAGCAGAACGCTTTTGGGTTCCAGCATTCTGTGCACTACTTTTCGCGTGTGCAGTGCTGCCAGAAGTTGGATCAGCTGCACAGTCGCGCCCAGGCGGACAATTTTCTTCGCTTGATCATCGAATGCTGAGGCATCACCTGAGCGCAGAAAATTGATGACATCCACcagcgaggacgaggccTTGGGAACCAGGACAACCGGCCTGCCTTCGCTCTGATCGGCAGAATCACCGTCTCTTCGGTAAACCAGTGTCTCGATGGGAGCcaagagacgaagtcgaCGCATTGCGTCCGCCGGGTCTCTCAGCGACACGATTTTCAGGATTCTagcctctgtctcggcaACTGACATCGACTCTGTAGTCTTCCCGAGAAACGCCTTCACAGCGAGTTCAGAATCAACGCCAGAGATGAATCCGCTGAAAACTGCCGTATACTCTCCAATTCCGAGTGGTGCTCTGAGAGATACCGTCACTTGTTCACCAGTTGTAACGGACACAAGGTTGATAGAGGCCCCAGACCGCAGCCCCGCCTCACGCGCAACCTCCAACGCTTCGCCTTCGGGGGCCACAACTGTTAACGATGGGGCCAGCGATGCGAGTTACGATTGTCCGACCGCCTCCTCGTTGCGGAATCCGAAGCTCTTTCGTGCAGCAAGTCGTCCTCTAACACGGTCAGTGACTCCCGCCATACCCGTGGTGAACCGCCGCCAACCGCGTCCAACAGCCCGTCGGGCACCTCCGACGAAGCGGCCCATGCGACCAACCACCTGCCTGGGTGGTTGCAGTTCTATATTTGGCACTCTCATGACCCAGTTTCTCATCCTGGTACCAACTCCGGGAGCTTTCGGCCCCGGGCCCCCAGGCGGCACATCCTCGGGCTGTACGATCTTCAAATCGTCAGATGGAGAACCACCCTCGTCATTGGCAACGTTTTCAGGCCCTGTGACGAtactctctcctcctctgcggaTAGACGAACTCGAATGGCTGGGCATCGACTCGACCAGACGTCGACGGGGAGGCTTTGGGGGCGGTTGTCTCCATTCCTGTGGCAGGGGTCCCTCCACGGCGCCCTCCTGAGTGCTCCCGCCTTCGGCCCCTCGCAGTGGAACATCACTGGAAGAGGACGGAAGAACAGGAGGCTCACCGATGTTTTCTGGCACATCCGGGCCCAACGTTCCTTGCATTGGCGCAGCTAGGGAGACATGGAGCGTGCAGGGCAGGCTGATACTGCCTAGCGCCGCGAAAAACAGGGCAACAGACGTCCTCATTTTGATGCACGCAACCTTCAGGCTTCGCTCGGTGAGGTCGGCTTCTAGACAAAACCCCGAGATTCGTGAAGAACACCCGGGACTTGCTAAGTAATTGCGTGCTCAACAATATCCGACACGCGGAAATGAAGGTGTAGTTGAATGGCCTCTTGGTTTTTCACCCCGAGAAATTATGATGAGGCGTTAGGCGGAACCTGATGAGGCAAGTCAATCACTGATGGTGCAACGGGGTCACCCAAGCAATGGGGGGGCGAATGGCAAAGGCCCCCTGCTGTGGAGGCTGAGTCACTTGCACTCAGCCTAGCAGCGGCGGAAAGATTTGAGCAGAGCAGAGACTTGCGAGGGATACGAGGAGGCAACAAAGAAgcaaaaacacaaaaaacaggTCCTGAACGGTCCGCCCAGTGCACTGCCGACCGCGTTTTGTGTTTTGTCCCCGGCAAGAGTCAAGGGCCCAGAAAATTCGGGAACAACCGGTTTTTGTCGAGCGGCCCTCCTGTTAACTCCtacgtttttttcgcagcaGTGCTTGGACTCATCACCAGTACCTCTCCGGAGCACTGAGACCGCCAGACCCTTTGGCACTGTATGTGCATCCTTCTGTTCACTCCCGCACGCCACGGCGTATAAATGCTCGGGGTTCTCGTAGCCATCGCCTCCTTCGATACTATGTTATTTCTAGCTCAGTTACTACATACTCTGATGCACAATAAATCCCCAGGTGGTAACTATGAAATCAACCTGAACTGTGAATCGACCAGTACTTTCCCAGGCTCTTGATAAACGACTCAAACACGTAGACGGGAGCCAGCAATCGCCCACCGCCCGCCCTCCTTGCGAAAGTGATTCGCTGGAAGTTGGCATTAACTGCAACAGCTCAGTGGGACAATAATGGCACGGCTTCCTTACTCTCCTCTCCACCCACAGCAATCAAGAGACCATCGGAAATCCAGTGTCAATCGAACTATATATACACTAGACCGTACATCCCGTGCGGAGGAATTCCCCGAGACCAAGCCAGACGCCTGTGTAAATAAGCCCGCGGATCCTCGTATTGTGAGATAAATGCACTTGCGTTTATTTCTAGTACAAATCGAAACAAactacacacacacagcccAGACGGTTGAGAGGTTGCCACACTgtgaaagagagggaaaaaggaGGGAAGCCGCAAGAGGACGAAGATTAAAAGCACCTCTGGCTTGACTCTCCTATATCGCCACATTGTCCACTACGCGGCCGTTAGCTGCTCTTTGTCTTGGAAGGTCATGCATCGTCATCACTATCTAATCACTGTCGCGCGAATTTCCCACCTTATCTGTGTTCATGAAAGATAGCTACTAGAGAAGACCTGATCTAGACAAAAAACACAGGCTGTCACGACTGAGACAGCGCGAAGGGAAAGGACTGAAATggcgaagcgaggaggaagaggtgaGATTGCCGGGGACGGGAGCCAGTCAGCTTTTGCCCTGGGGAGAGCAGAAGCGTACTATGTAAAACGGTAATGAGGTTTATTTCTGTCAAAAGGATCATTGAAGCAAGGGAATAGAGAGTAAATTGAGGTCAAAATAACCTAAAAACGGAAACCACGCAGTCGGCAGACACGCTGCGAAAGACAGAGATAAAGAATGTGTACCAGGCGCCACGTTTTTCGAGTGACACAGTGGAATTCTACAAAGCAGCTGTTCGACGTGACTAGCAAAGATCGGCAGCCACTTCCAACGGCACATGCCCTGCGAGGCTCGTGCGCACGACATCCActcctgctttcttttcCCGTCCCCCTTTTCACTCTGTGCACAGAGAATATAAAAGAAACAACGCCCAAGAAATTCTGGGCGGGTTGCGTCGGGAGAACGCGGGAACGCCGCCATGCGTGCTTAACCTCTTGCCTTAGTGTCTGGACAGTTCGGGCGCCGTCtgttttcgcttcttgtGAACCTGACCTTCTTTCTAGATGTGCAAGCGCGCCTCGGAGCCACGCGCCGCAAACCAGTTATGACAAGTGTTCGATAGACGCATACCGATCTACGAACCGCTATTTTCTTTGTCCGTTCTatttcttcacttctctgCGCGTGTATGATGAGCGCCACGAACCGACACTCACACGAACACATGCCTACATACGCTCATGCTTAGATATGCAGACATTTGTGTAGCTCTTGCGGGGAGGGGAGGCGGGCGGACCGTCCCCACGGACGCGCCCCGCGTTTGACGGGTACCGCAGAGCGGCGGTATGGCTCACGCAGCTGAGATGCAACTGACTGGCATGTGTCGTCTTTATTTCTACAAATCACCGAATTCAAAGTCATCAAAGTGCTCGACTCGTGCACTTGCTCCCagctctccgttttccgcCACTCGCCCGGCCCTCGGCACGCGAGAAGGGACGCCAGGGAGCGCAGaactctcttctgcttcttcttgaccttcttcgctgcgccTGTGTG
This genomic interval carries:
- a CDS encoding hypothetical protein (encoded by transcript TGME49_210100) yields the protein MKIALGRTTSCGCDFGWAHVVGKYWHKAVGAHQAAEHLAETVATPKAREGAEYVVCAFCETLGPSTAKEATRGDATLMQQSFQTSQKANAPETPASHPCWGDRYAGPCLPSAGTAWKHSCAVSRILEEA
- a CDS encoding hypothetical protein (encoded by transcript TGME49_321710~Signal peptide predicted by SignalP 2.0 HMM (probability 0.998) with cleavage site probability 0.939 at residue 26~Predicted trans-membrane domain (TMHMM2.0):4-27); translated protein: MRTSVALFFAALGSISLPCTLHVSLAAPMQGTLGPDVPENIGEPPVLPSSSSDVPLRGAEGGSTQEGAVEGPLPQEWRQPPPKPPRRRLVESMPSHSSSSIRRGGDSNVLLPEAEGGSTQEGAVEGPLPQEWRQPPPKPPRRRLVEAMRSNSSSSIRRGGESIVPGPENVANDEGGSPSDDLKIVQPEDVPPGGPGPKAPGVGTRMRNWVMRVPNIELQPPRQVVGRMGRFVGGARRAVGRGWRRFTTGDASAFDDRAKKIVRLGATVQLIQLLAALHTRKVVHGKLEPKSVLLFSHGLLYLSDLGRARRHGERFTTFRPSRIPGTLLEQVD
- a CDS encoding hypothetical protein (encoded by transcript TGME49_321700~Signal peptide predicted by SignalP 2.0 HMM (probability 0.999) with cleavage site probability 0.940 at residue 26~Predicted trans-membrane domain (TMHMM2.0):4-27), translated to MRTSVALFFAALGSISLPCTLHVSLAAPMQGTLGPDVPENIGEPPVLPSSSSDVPLRGAEGGSTQEGAVEGPLPQEWRQPPPKPPRRRLVESMPSHSSSSIRRGGESIVTGPENVANDEGGSPSDDLKIVQPEDVPPGGPGPKAPGVGTRMRNWVMRVPNIELQPPRQVVGRMGRFVGGARRAVGRGWRRFTTGDASAFDDQAKKIVRLGATVQLIQLLAALHTRKVVHRMLEPKSVLLFSHGLLYLSDLGRARRHGERFTTSRPSRIPGTLLEQVD